atatatatatatatatatatatatatagctgttagttaacaaaataaattgttataatattttcacaattattaaaatattaattccttataggtcaaaataaaatatcatactggaactaatcacaactaaaaataaatgtatcgttatattgacacaacaaatttcacaatattttcacaattattaaggtgtcaatttcttataaatcgaaataaaataataaaatatgagactgtgaccaaccacaactgcaaataaatgttttgtgaaaatgttgtaacactTGTTGTATGAATGTGTTAAAGCTACTGTAGTAACTACAATACTTTTTTGATTTATTCAATATGTACTTTTCATCACTTCATTAGCCCATTTTTTTGTTCCAATCATTggtttgtgctttttttttttaatatttatatgagGTGGcatttatattgttatattaacacaacaaattttataatatacaattattgaggtgtcaatttcttataggtcgaaataaaataataaaatatgagactgtgaccaaccacaactgaaaataaatgttttgtgaaattgttgtaacacttgttgttaccataatattttcacaattgttgagatcttAGTTTCTcatagatcaaataaaaaattgctaaatccacaatattttcacattaatttcacaacaaatcatagatggTAAGCTACTATTGATGGATAAAAAGAGTGAAATCAGTCGTGGgtcaattttaaaatcattaacAACTTGCAATctagaatttgttatgaaaatattatggagataacatttatataaaataaataacaatatattaaacCAAAACTTACCACGGCTAAAAATAAAGgcattgtgaaaatattgtgacattttattgtattcctagacttcttttttggtttagtcaaatttggtgAGCAAAAATTCACAGTTTCATGCACAATTTTCTTctattagttttttgtttattgtttttttgaatGCATAGTTTAAAGTGGTTGtcccaattaaaaataaataacaatttaccatataggatttgttataaaaatattgtgaatgtagcattactctaaaattaaacaataaatggTGATCTATGGTTTTCTATTTGTTACCTAGAAAACACTAATTTATTAGAGGTTTAAATCTtctagatttataattttatctaatagaaACTTCAATAACATATAtcatttgttattttgttctttttttatttgttttctttcttaaaatggtattcattaaaaattaagttaagcATTGTAGTTAggctcataaattttttttttttaggaaaaaaaaaatgataaagaaggaAGTATGAATAACAAATAATTCATTGCAAATATTTGTAggtatttaatttgatgaagagtttcaattgtaacatatgtcatcatttattacaaaaatttaaatattgtgacagTGTTTTATTAAAACTtagttgtttattgttggaagatgacgacatttgttatcattcttagtataatttttttgttagtagATATTGTCTTTAGTAAATGGGTTCTAAGAAATTATCATACTAAATAGATAATCACATGTTAAATAActattctaaaattaaataaatgatatTGTGGTGGGTAAAGTCTGTCAGTTGATGTTGGGCCATAactcatgtaccaagcccagccgcgataaagaagaaaaggcatgggcgtaGGATACCCCGTCCCAATCgtgatgggccgggcctgctaaggggcgtccgaggaggaacacctcctcggactcaccaAGTACGCATCCAGTTTGCACCCCATACTTAGCGAAAGATCGCCCAATACACGGAAACAATGCGTGACACTCAGGAAGGAGGAGGGGACaatcacaactgccgcattaaatgccagggaactacttttccagccgcattaatgtagaagggacaggaacgcagaatgaccttggccagtgcaactcacagaaaggagggaggatgacctatggaacaggcactcgagtggaggatcggatgactgacaagtgtagggacatGATCTCAAGAAGGGTGCTATATAAGGaaaggagatccccatggaaaaGGGATCGCATGGCAGATAGAAGAAAGgataaagaaggagaaaagagagaaataacaaGAACAGTCTCAGGGACTTTTATTCCAAAAGCTCGAAGGAATATCCCTACGTCCAACtaggttgcatggcttggtcgtAACTCCATTTctcctgtcaaagacctagttctataacctgctctctacaaattcattgttgaggaaCTTTTGGGCCAGGATCTCCCACCTGTTGGGTCTGAGCCCCAAATTCGtcaccctacaattggcgccgtctgtgggaagaacttgtgtctcgacaagtgaaacagcaagggatggaaggatcaggtccgcgccaaaccggacgtactgaatctcaacgacaggacaactttgtaaaccttgaacgagcaaaagaccaaaatgatcaacgagagggcagtgtgaacaccgcTCACACGAGTAAaagtcgctcgaaagggaaagaCCATGCATCCCGCCAGCACAACGAGCAGAAGGCCCTGCAGCAAGAGATTGAGGATTTGAAGAAAAGGCTGCGGCGAGCCCAACAAAAACGTCCTTTGCCCATTTCGGATACTAGCAGTGGTGAGGATGATGAATACAGACGAAGGAGGAGGACCCCCCCGAGCGAGacgttctcctatgaggaagagaggcctcacaaacgcggccgcaaaagcccaccttaccaaggcttagtcaatgacgccatgagcaaggccctggatcgaatctcccagtcgccatttACCCGTAGGATAGAGCGGGCGGTGCTCCCTCGGCGATTTAATCAGCCAACGTTTAGCctgtacaatggtcgaactgacccagtggagcacgtgagccagttcaaccagaggatggccgtTCACAccagggacgaggcgttaatgtgtaaagtGTTCCCCTCCAGCCTGGGGCCCCTggccatgagatggtttgatgccctcccaccAAACTCTATAGACTCCTTCAAACAATTGACGCAGGCCTTTGGctcccgcttcatcaccagcactagagtccctcggcccctcgattcccttttatctctgtccatgcgagaaggagagacgttaaaggcctactcggacagatactGGGAGGTGCACAACGAGGTAGAGGGGAgtcacgatgacgtcgccatcagtgcctttaaaaggggcttgccgacagagcatggcttgagaaagTCTCTCACAGGGAAGCCAGCAACCAGCGTGCGGCAACTTATGGACAGGATAGACAAGTATAAgagggtcgaggaggaccagcaaaccgggaagggaaaggcgaagtttgtcccccaggagagaagggacttcaggtcggaccgcttcaGTAACAGCAATaagccgagaagagattatGCAGAACAGTCGGGATCTACAggggctcaggtagtccacgctgtgttccgagagcCATTACACGTGATCATGGGAAAAATAAAGCACGAACCCTATTTTCAATGGCCAAATAGGATGGCAGGtgacccctcaaaacgcaatcagaacCTATATTGTGCGTATCACCAAGAGCCCGGCCATGTCACAGACGAATGTAGGAATCTGAAGAACTATGTGGATCGACtcgtccgagaaggaaagctaggGCATCTGTTGCAACGTCCTGAGCAGTCAAATGTCGATACCAGGCAAAGTACCTTGAGGCCACCCAtcggcacgataaatgtcattcttgccgcacctgggagaaccggCTCCGGCCCattcagagtaatgtcagtagGTAGGTTCCCGACAGAGTCAGGCGAAAAGGAATCCAAGAGGGCTAGAGGGAGAGTGCCATTAATTGGATTCACGGAAGAGGACAAagagggaactattcagccccATGACGACGCCCTAGTCGTGACactcagaataggaggttatgacgtgaggagggtgttagttgatcagggcAGCGCCGTGGAGGTGATGTACCCGGACCTATATAAAGGGCTGAATTTAAAGCAGGAGGACCTGTCGCCATACAACACTCCTCTGCTTAGCTTTGAgggaaaaatcgtcatccctAAGGGCATGATCAGattgcctgtgcaaacagacatAGAAATAGTGGAAGTGGATTTCATTGTGGTGGACGCATACTCACCCTACACGGCTATTGTggcacggccatggcttcataCGCTAGGGGCTGTGTCATCTACCCTGCACCAGAAGGTGAAGTATCCCTCAGAGGGccgaatcaaagagatagtgGGGGATCAAGGAATGGCCAGGCATTGCATGGTATCGGCCATTGCTCGACGATTAAGCGACGCGCCTTCCACTTCAACCGGGAAtaccttatagcaatcaaaagcCCCGGTCCGAGTTGCAGGTAATGAAGGACCGGACCTGGAGGTGAGTTGTGAAGAGCTAGAGAAAgtgctcgtcggatcagaccccgaAAGGTTTTTCCAGATTGGCTCGGAGCTaccagcacaggagaagtcGGCGCTAATTGATTTTCTGCGTCGAAATGAggatgtattcgcttgggatccttatgaagcccctggggttgactcagacctaatacgccatcaccttaacgTTAACCCAGCTATTACCCCAAAGAAGCAGCCCCCTCGGCGCCCGTCAAGGGAGCATGCAGACGCTGTGAGGGAAGAAGTGGCGAAATTGAAaagagctggggctatcaaggaagttttctaccctgaatggttggcgaacacagtagtggtgaagaagaagagcgggaaatggcgagtctgtgtggacttcacggacttaaataaggcttgcccgaaggatcctttcccaatgccGCGAATAGACCGACTGGTCGACGCAACCGTCGggcatccccgaatgagttttttggacgctttccagggctaccatcagatatccttggccacggaagaccaggaaaaaactgcctttgtcaccccaattggcaactatcattacaaggtgatgccttttggcctgaagaatgccggttcgacctatcaaaggatgatgactaggatgtttgaacaacagatgggaaaaactgtcgaggtgtatatagatgatatggtagtaaagagcaaaTTGGAGACTGACCACATCAGGGACCTTGACGAGGTGTTTCACATCCTGAGAAGGTACAGGCTGCGACTAAACGCATCAAAGTGTTCATTTGGAGTGGGATCGGGAAAATTCCTtggctacatggtaacccatCGAGGGATCgaagttaaccctgaccaaataagggcCATTCATAGTATGCAACCGCCTCAgaatcccaaagaagtccagaagcttaccggcatgatagcagctttgaaccgtttcatctcccgctcggCGGATCGATGCCGaccttttttcctcttattgcacaagtggaagggtttcgagtggactgaggagtgtgacgtggctttccaacagctcaaggaatacctcgcccgacctCCGATAATGTCCAGCCCCGAGGCCGACGAGGTACTCTATGCATACATCGCAGTCGCCGATCATGCAGTCAGCCTAGTACTGatccgagaggacaacggcacgcaACGGCCCGTGTACTACGTAAGCAAGTCGCTACAGGAGGCAGAGACCCGGTatctccccctcgaaaaggcaatattggctgtcgtgcaagctacaaagaagcttccccactattttcaggcgcATACAGTTGTtgtgctaacccaacttccattGAAATCAGTCCTCCGCAGCGCCGACTACACTGGGAGAATCGCTAAGTGGGGAACCATCTTAAGCGCCTTTGACATCAGATATATGCCGCGCACCGCCATaaaaggtcaagtcctcgctgatctggtagctgaatttgcggaACCAACCGTGGAAGGGATGGACGTGTCAGGGTCACCGAATAATGATAGGAGACTGGTCAGCGCGATTTCTGTGCGAGAGCACGATGAGTGGAGAGCATACATTGATGGTGCAGCGAACCAAAAGGGATCTGGAGTGGGGCTCGTTCTAATCTCTCCCGAAGGTATAACCCTGGAGAAGTCGTTGAGACTGGGATTCCCagcaacgaataacgaagctGAGTATGAAGCACTGCTAGAAGGGATGTCGATGATCCGGAGGCTGGGGGGAAAATGCGCgagcatattctcggattcgagactcgtagtggggcaagtaagcggggaattggaggcgagAGACGAAAGAATGCAACGGTATCTTGCCCAAGCTAAACGCCTACGCACCCACTTCGATGACTTCCGTTTGATGCATATACCCAGAAGCGGGAATACTCACGCCGATTCTTTGGCAACACTGGCCACATCCTCGGCCcagccccttccgcgggttatCTTGGTCGAGGACCTCTGCCGCCCCACGGAAGAGGAGGCTAAAGGTATTCGGATACACAATGTTGGCGGGGggccaagctggatggaccctcttgtACAGTTCTTGAAGAATGATTCCTTACCAAACGACAAAGTCGAGGCCGACAAAATCCGGAGGAGAGCttctcgattctggttgtccgaggactccaagctCTACAGACGTTCATTCTCGGGGCCATACTTGGTGTGTGTACACCCAGGCGCAACTGAACTCATTCTGGAGGAATTGCATGAGGGGATTTGTGGGAGCCACACGGGGGgccggtccctctcccacagggctATGACGCTGGTTTACTGGTGGCCAAGCATGCATAAGGaagctctggaatatgtgaagaagtgtgaccaatgccaacggTTCGCTCCGAATATACATCAGCC
This DNA window, taken from Quercus robur chromosome 2, dhQueRobu3.1, whole genome shotgun sequence, encodes the following:
- the LOC126696045 gene encoding uncharacterized protein LOC126696045, which encodes MAGDPSKRNQNLYCAYHQEPGHVTDECRNLKNYVDRLVREGKLGHLLQRPEQSNVDTRQSTLRPPIGTINVILAAPGRTGSGPFRVMSVGRFPTESGEKESKRARGRVPLIGFTEEDKEGTIQPHDDALVVTLRIGGYDVRRVLVDQGSAVEVMYPDLYKGLNLKQEDLSPYNTPLLSFEGKIVIPKGMIRLPVQTDIEIVEVDFIVVDAYSPYTAIVARPWLHTLGAVSSTLHQKVKYPSEGRIKEIVGDQGMARHCMVSAIARRLSDAPSTSTGNTL